One Mercurialis annua linkage group LG3, ddMerAnnu1.2, whole genome shotgun sequence DNA window includes the following coding sequences:
- the LOC126674611 gene encoding protein DETOXIFICATION 24-like isoform X2, translating into MNHHLEREYHTNEGLKCRIWEENKKIWRVGFPAMLARTTQYGMLVVTQAFIGHIGKVDLAGYALIQIIAIGIAIGILLGMSSATETLCGQAFGAKQYHMMGIYLQRSCIINLVAGTLLVPLFIFSAKIFKLLGQDEEIPEKAGYICLWIVGWLSAASFALHVILSWIFVSKLNWGIPGAMSALIVSSWSIIIGTMIYITCGWCPNTWNGFSLAAFSDLVPVIKLSISSGIMICLEFWYTAILVLVAGYMKNAATQVSALSICVNITDWEFLLCIGFLASASVRVSNELGRGDAKAVIFAIKVLIAESTCVGMLFFILFLALDRQIAGLVTNDANVIEAVSKLSVPLAFSVLLNSFQTVFTGVAVGAGRQKIVAYINICSYYIIGVPIGVILGYVAHLQITGIWIGMVIGVIMQVMALGYMIFATNWDEQVKRASERLNRWSLKASDESNNIILPLEKIEIK; encoded by the exons ATGAACCATCATCTAGAAAGAGAATATCACACAAACGAAGGTTTAAAATGTAGGATTTGGgaagaaaacaagaaaatatgGAGAGTTGGATTTCCTGCTATGTTAGCAAGAACAACACAATACGGAATGCTTGTAGTAACACAAGCATTCATCGGACATATCGGAAAGGTTGATCTCGCGGGTTATGCGCTTATTCAAATCATAGCTATTGGCATTGCAATTGGGATATTA CTAGGAATGTCGAGCGCAACAGAAACTCTGTGCGGCCAGGCATTTGGCGCGAAACAATATCACATGATGGGCATCTACTTGCAAAGGTCGTGCATCATTAATCTAGTTGCCGGGACACTTTTAGTTCCGCTCTTCATCTTCTCAGCTAAAATCTTCAAATTACTCGGACAAGACGAAGAAATTCCGGAAAAAGCAGGATACATCTGCCTGTG GATCGTTGGGTGGCTATCCGCTGCTTCATTCGCACTACATGTGATTCTGTCATGGATTTTTGTCAGCAAATTAAATTGGGGAATTCCTGGAGCTATGAGTGCTTTGATTGTATCAAGTTGGTCAATCATTATCGGTACGATGATTTACATAACTTGCGGCTGGTGTCCGAATACATGGAATGGATTCAGTTTAGCTGCGTTTTCTGATTTAGTTCCTGTTATTAAGCTTTCTATATCTTCTGGGATCATGATTTG CTTAGAATTTTGGTACACTGCTATATTAGTGTTGGTGGCCGGGTACATGAAGAATGCAGCAACTCAAGTCTCTGCTCTATCAAtttg CGTCAATATTACAGATTGGGAATTCTTGCTATGCATTGGCTTCTTAGCTTCCGCAAG CGTACGAGTTTCGAATGAATTAGGAAGAGGAGACGCTAAAGCAGTCATATTTGCAATTAAAGTACTCATCGCGGAATCAACGTGTGTGGGAATGTTATTTTTCATTCTGTTTTTAGCGTTGGACCGCCAAATTGCAGGATTGGTCACAAATGACGCAAATGTGATTGAAGCTGTGTCGAAGCTTTCTGTGCCGCTTGCTTTCTCTGTTCTACTTAATAGCTTTCAAACCGTATTTACAg GAGTAGCGGTAGGTGCCGGCAGACAGAAAATAGTTGCATATATTAATATATGCAGCTATTACATAATTGGTGTGCCGATTGGTGTTATTCTTGGATATGTTGCTCATTTGCAAATTACG GGTATATGGATTGGAATGGTGATTGGAGTTATAATGCAAGTTATGGCACTTGGTTACATGATATTCGCAACAAATTGGGATGAACAG gtAAAAAGAGCTTCAGAACGTCTCAATCGTTGGTCATTAAAAGCATCAGATGAATCTAATAACATTATACTTCCATTAGAAAagattgaaatcaaataa
- the LOC126674611 gene encoding protein DETOXIFICATION 24-like isoform X1: MNHHLEREYHTNEGLKCRIWEENKKIWRVGFPAMLARTTQYGMLVVTQAFIGHIGKVDLAGYALIQIIAIGIAIGILLGMSSATETLCGQAFGAKQYHMMGIYLQRSCIINLVAGTLLVPLFIFSAKIFKLLGQDEEIPEKAGYICLWFIPILYYFVFSYTLQRYLQSQLKNRIVGWLSAASFALHVILSWIFVSKLNWGIPGAMSALIVSSWSIIIGTMIYITCGWCPNTWNGFSLAAFSDLVPVIKLSISSGIMICLEFWYTAILVLVAGYMKNAATQVSALSICVNITDWEFLLCIGFLASASVRVSNELGRGDAKAVIFAIKVLIAESTCVGMLFFILFLALDRQIAGLVTNDANVIEAVSKLSVPLAFSVLLNSFQTVFTGVAVGAGRQKIVAYINICSYYIIGVPIGVILGYVAHLQITGIWIGMVIGVIMQVMALGYMIFATNWDEQVKRASERLNRWSLKASDESNNIILPLEKIEIK, encoded by the exons ATGAACCATCATCTAGAAAGAGAATATCACACAAACGAAGGTTTAAAATGTAGGATTTGGgaagaaaacaagaaaatatgGAGAGTTGGATTTCCTGCTATGTTAGCAAGAACAACACAATACGGAATGCTTGTAGTAACACAAGCATTCATCGGACATATCGGAAAGGTTGATCTCGCGGGTTATGCGCTTATTCAAATCATAGCTATTGGCATTGCAATTGGGATATTA CTAGGAATGTCGAGCGCAACAGAAACTCTGTGCGGCCAGGCATTTGGCGCGAAACAATATCACATGATGGGCATCTACTTGCAAAGGTCGTGCATCATTAATCTAGTTGCCGGGACACTTTTAGTTCCGCTCTTCATCTTCTCAGCTAAAATCTTCAAATTACTCGGACAAGACGAAGAAATTCCGGAAAAAGCAGGATACATCTGCCTGTGGTTCATTCCAATTCTGtactattttgtattttcttatACTCTGCAGAGGTACTTACAAAGTCAGCTCAAAAACAGGATCGTTGGGTGGCTATCCGCTGCTTCATTCGCACTACATGTGATTCTGTCATGGATTTTTGTCAGCAAATTAAATTGGGGAATTCCTGGAGCTATGAGTGCTTTGATTGTATCAAGTTGGTCAATCATTATCGGTACGATGATTTACATAACTTGCGGCTGGTGTCCGAATACATGGAATGGATTCAGTTTAGCTGCGTTTTCTGATTTAGTTCCTGTTATTAAGCTTTCTATATCTTCTGGGATCATGATTTG CTTAGAATTTTGGTACACTGCTATATTAGTGTTGGTGGCCGGGTACATGAAGAATGCAGCAACTCAAGTCTCTGCTCTATCAAtttg CGTCAATATTACAGATTGGGAATTCTTGCTATGCATTGGCTTCTTAGCTTCCGCAAG CGTACGAGTTTCGAATGAATTAGGAAGAGGAGACGCTAAAGCAGTCATATTTGCAATTAAAGTACTCATCGCGGAATCAACGTGTGTGGGAATGTTATTTTTCATTCTGTTTTTAGCGTTGGACCGCCAAATTGCAGGATTGGTCACAAATGACGCAAATGTGATTGAAGCTGTGTCGAAGCTTTCTGTGCCGCTTGCTTTCTCTGTTCTACTTAATAGCTTTCAAACCGTATTTACAg GAGTAGCGGTAGGTGCCGGCAGACAGAAAATAGTTGCATATATTAATATATGCAGCTATTACATAATTGGTGTGCCGATTGGTGTTATTCTTGGATATGTTGCTCATTTGCAAATTACG GGTATATGGATTGGAATGGTGATTGGAGTTATAATGCAAGTTATGGCACTTGGTTACATGATATTCGCAACAAATTGGGATGAACAG gtAAAAAGAGCTTCAGAACGTCTCAATCGTTGGTCATTAAAAGCATCAGATGAATCTAATAACATTATACTTCCATTAGAAAagattgaaatcaaataa